The following coding sequences lie in one Prionailurus viverrinus isolate Anna chromosome X, UM_Priviv_1.0, whole genome shotgun sequence genomic window:
- the KCNE5 gene encoding potassium voltage-gated channel subfamily E regulatory beta subunit 5: protein MNCSESQRLRTLLSRLLLELHHRGNASGLGAGPGPSMGMGVGPDPFVGREATSAKGDDAYLYILLIMIFYACLAGGLILAYTRSRKLVEAKDEPAQACAAHEWAAADAETAAGSPAQGRRQLAPGAPPAPAQGAEGV from the coding sequence ATGAACTGCAGCGAGAGCCAGCGGCTGCGCACCCTCCTCAGCCGCCTGCTGCTCGAGCTGCACCACCGGGGCAACGCCAGCGGCCTGGGCGCCGGCCCCGGCCCGAGCATGGGTATGGGGGTCGGGCCCGACCCGTTCGTGGGCCGCGAGGCGACCAGCGCCAAGGGCGACGACGCCTATCTCTACATCCTGCTCATCATGATCTTCTACGCCTGCCTGGCCGGGGGCCTCATCCTGGCCTACACCCGCTCCCGCAAGCTCGTCGAGGCCAAGGACGAGCCGGCCCAGGCCTGCGCGGCGCACGAGTGGGCCGCCGCCGACGCTGAGACTGCGGCCGGCTCGCCGGCCCAGGGCCGCCGCCAGCTTGCCCCCGGGGCGCCGCCCGCCCCGGCCCAGGGCGCCGAGGGGGTCTAG